Proteins from one Hydrogenophaga sp. SL48 genomic window:
- a CDS encoding ABC transporter substrate-binding protein, giving the protein MLTLCLLAGALMTRGAISAELVVVQVAPQKGELAHYTSELRAGMQAHLEHVNATGGIRGDTVRLVSLDDAADPAHALKQIEQAAATLNPVAFLYLIGPETFAATLDANIFGRVGVPLLGTSPAAVQLRSPTRSHVFHLTQGENSEYEKLAQQLRTIGLRKVALIHRDDPATMGEVKYFEQSAARAPSIEVVGRAAVAGNSGQLDKPFEQIAQMRAEAIVTMLPVEETAKLLKTLRAKGLFTPLYGASYNESGRLFDHAGEAASRGMTVTQVVPNPFGGSLPAVRDYQTQMKQYAPKDTRLSTLSLEGFLAARLLVEALRQTPRPVTAAGLRNTLEQRGPFDLGGLKATFSSTDHVGLDFLDIGIVTFGGRLRY; this is encoded by the coding sequence ATGCTGACCCTGTGCCTGCTGGCCGGCGCCCTGATGACCCGGGGCGCCATCTCCGCCGAGCTGGTGGTGGTGCAGGTGGCGCCGCAGAAGGGTGAGCTGGCGCACTACACCAGCGAGCTGCGCGCGGGCATGCAGGCCCATCTGGAGCACGTCAACGCCACCGGGGGCATCCGGGGTGACACCGTCCGCCTGGTCTCGCTGGACGACGCCGCCGACCCGGCGCATGCCCTGAAACAGATCGAACAGGCGGCGGCCACCCTGAACCCGGTGGCCTTCCTGTACCTGATCGGGCCCGAGACCTTCGCAGCCACCCTGGACGCCAACATCTTCGGACGGGTCGGCGTTCCCCTGCTGGGCACCTCGCCCGCGGCCGTGCAGCTGCGCTCCCCGACGCGGTCGCACGTCTTTCACCTGACCCAGGGCGAAAACAGCGAGTACGAGAAGCTCGCCCAGCAGCTGCGCACCATCGGTCTTCGCAAGGTGGCCCTGATCCACCGGGACGACCCCGCCACCATGGGCGAGGTGAAGTACTTCGAACAGTCTGCCGCGCGGGCACCCTCGATCGAGGTGGTCGGTCGCGCGGCGGTGGCCGGCAACAGCGGCCAGCTGGACAAGCCTTTCGAACAGATCGCACAGATGCGTGCCGAGGCCATCGTGACCATGCTGCCGGTGGAGGAGACCGCGAAACTGCTCAAGACGCTCCGCGCGAAAGGCCTCTTCACGCCGCTGTACGGCGCCTCCTACAACGAATCGGGACGGCTGTTCGACCACGCCGGCGAAGCGGCCTCGCGGGGCATGACGGTGACCCAGGTCGTGCCCAACCCGTTCGGCGGCTCCCTGCCCGCCGTGCGCGACTACCAGACCCAGATGAAGCAGTACGCGCCCAAGGACACCCGGCTGAGCACCCTGTCGCTGGAAGGCTTCCTGGCCGCACGGCTGCTGGTGGAGGCCCTGCGGCAGACGCCCCGCCCGGTGACGGCAGCGGGCCTGCGCAACACGCTGGAGCAGCGCGGTCCGTTCGACCTCGGCGGACTCAAGGCCACGTTCTCCAGCACCGACCACGTCGGGCTGGACTTCCTGGACATCGGCATCGTCACCTTTGGTGGCCGCCTGCGCTACTGA
- a CDS encoding APC family permease — MADNHPSEQETPAYPPHGGPHQLRKNSLGLVSVTFMVISAAAPLTGVAGAVPIAFLLGNGTGVPATFLFMTLIMLAFSVGYVAMSRHVRNAGAFYAYAARGLGGCWGGATAMVALVAYNALQFGLIGLLGGVSAGVFGGFGLDMPWWVYSLVAVLLVGILGYRQVDLSAKVLVLLVLLEYLIVLLVDFAILGTGGASGLSLNLFDMSAITSGSFTVAVLFCLGSFMGFEATTIYAEEARDPDVTIPRATYLSVLLIGLFFVFTTWLMIAGVGAAELIPTLQGLQDPTTFFFELAGRYVGGPVPAIAGVLLVSSLFAALSAFHNYIARYSYVAGREGLLPAAFGRTHATHQSPHVGSVAQTIGALIVLAVFAGLGLDPVLNMFTWISQIGVLGVLGMMSVTSLAVVAFFRRHAEASLLVSWVMPVMSGLIMAALFVYIFLNFGDLTGMQGGSLGIVLPSLIPLAAVVGWLLASRLRTAHPKAFASMGASRT; from the coding sequence ATGGCAGACAACCATCCGTCAGAGCAGGAAACCCCTGCATACCCACCACACGGCGGGCCCCACCAGCTTCGCAAGAACTCGCTGGGTCTCGTCTCGGTGACGTTCATGGTCATCTCGGCGGCCGCGCCGCTCACCGGGGTCGCCGGGGCCGTGCCCATCGCGTTCCTGCTCGGCAACGGCACGGGTGTCCCCGCGACCTTCCTGTTCATGACCCTGATCATGCTGGCCTTCTCCGTCGGCTACGTGGCGATGTCCCGCCATGTGCGCAACGCCGGGGCCTTCTACGCCTACGCGGCCCGAGGCCTGGGCGGCTGCTGGGGCGGCGCCACCGCGATGGTGGCCCTGGTGGCCTACAACGCCCTGCAGTTCGGGCTCATCGGTCTCCTGGGCGGCGTCTCCGCGGGCGTGTTCGGCGGCTTCGGCCTGGACATGCCCTGGTGGGTCTACAGCCTGGTGGCCGTGCTCCTGGTCGGCATCCTGGGCTACCGGCAGGTGGATCTGTCGGCCAAGGTGCTGGTGCTGCTGGTGCTGCTGGAGTACCTGATCGTGCTGCTGGTGGACTTCGCCATCCTGGGCACGGGGGGCGCGAGCGGCCTGTCGCTGAACCTGTTCGACATGTCGGCCATCACCTCGGGCTCGTTCACGGTGGCGGTGCTGTTCTGCCTGGGGTCGTTCATGGGCTTCGAGGCCACCACCATCTACGCCGAAGAGGCGCGCGACCCGGACGTCACGATCCCGCGCGCCACCTACCTGTCGGTGCTGCTGATCGGCCTGTTCTTCGTGTTCACCACCTGGCTGATGATCGCCGGCGTCGGTGCGGCCGAACTGATCCCGACACTCCAGGGCCTGCAGGACCCCACCACCTTCTTCTTCGAGCTGGCCGGCCGTTATGTCGGCGGTCCGGTGCCGGCCATTGCCGGGGTGCTGCTGGTGTCCAGCCTGTTCGCGGCGCTGTCGGCCTTCCACAACTACATCGCGCGCTACAGCTACGTCGCCGGCCGGGAAGGCCTGCTGCCCGCGGCCTTCGGCAGGACCCACGCCACGCACCAGAGCCCGCACGTCGGCTCGGTGGCCCAGACCATCGGTGCGCTGATCGTGCTGGCCGTGTTCGCCGGCCTGGGCCTCGACCCGGTGCTCAACATGTTCACCTGGATCTCGCAGATCGGTGTGCTGGGCGTGCTGGGCATGATGTCGGTCACGTCGCTGGCGGTGGTGGCCTTCTTCCGCCGGCACGCAGAGGCCTCGCTGCTGGTCTCCTGGGTGATGCCGGTGATGTCCGGTCTGATCATGGCCGCGCTGTTTGTCTACATCTTCCTCAACTTCGGGGATCTCACGGGGATGCAGGGGGGCAGCCTCGGCATCGTCCTGCCTTCGCTGATCCCGCTGGCCGCCGTGGTGGGCTGGCTGCTGGCCAGCCGCCTGCGGACCGCCCATCCGAAAGCGTTCGCCAGCATGGGTGCCAGCCGCACCTGA
- a CDS encoding aldehyde dehydrogenase family protein, whose translation MNANTSLELNNLIHGEHRPARSGATFEKLAPATGRPCARVSASGADDVNDAVAAAKQALRGPWAELPASERGRCLARLADLLEANAEAFVTTLATEQGRPHFDMRVMDLPMSVDTLRYFAGWADKLEGRTVPTAGFMGRQMLHYTRLEPVGVAALIVPWNAPLMIAIWKLAPALAAGCTVVIKTSEDAPVAVGQLGALVAEAGFPPGVVNIVHGMGPEAGAALTAHPDVSKISFTGSTGVGRIIAQQAAASFKRVTLELGGKAAQILLQDANLDEAIPGVAMGLFVNQGQTCAAGSRILVHRSLVPQVEQALAAAAASVKLGGPDVEGAQMGALISARHRARVQASIGTALAEGARRLCGDEGDTPANGFFMRPTVFTDVTPGMQIAQEEIFGPVGAIIPFDTEAEAIALANDSRYGLSASVWTRDVSAAHRVAAQLEVGAVAINCWSPLDARLPWGGTKDSGVGRDLSRKALDAYLEEKVVSLAL comes from the coding sequence ATGAACGCCAACACCTCCCTCGAACTGAACAACCTCATCCACGGCGAGCACCGGCCGGCCCGATCCGGCGCCACCTTCGAGAAGCTGGCCCCCGCGACCGGCCGGCCTTGTGCAAGGGTCAGCGCCTCGGGCGCCGACGACGTGAACGATGCCGTGGCGGCGGCGAAGCAGGCGCTGCGAGGCCCCTGGGCGGAGCTGCCCGCCAGCGAGCGGGGCCGTTGCCTGGCGCGCCTGGCCGACCTGCTCGAAGCGAACGCCGAGGCCTTCGTGACCACGCTGGCCACCGAACAGGGCAGGCCCCATTTCGACATGCGCGTGATGGACCTGCCCATGTCGGTCGACACCCTGCGCTACTTCGCCGGCTGGGCCGACAAGCTCGAAGGGCGCACCGTGCCCACCGCCGGGTTCATGGGGCGGCAGATGCTGCACTACACGCGCCTGGAGCCCGTGGGCGTGGCGGCGCTGATCGTGCCCTGGAACGCGCCCTTGATGATCGCGATCTGGAAGCTCGCCCCGGCGCTGGCCGCGGGCTGCACGGTGGTGATCAAGACCTCCGAGGACGCGCCGGTGGCCGTGGGCCAGCTGGGCGCACTCGTCGCCGAAGCGGGCTTTCCGCCCGGCGTGGTCAACATCGTGCACGGCATGGGGCCCGAAGCGGGTGCCGCGCTGACCGCCCACCCCGACGTGAGCAAGATCAGCTTCACCGGCAGCACCGGTGTGGGCCGCATCATCGCCCAGCAGGCGGCGGCCTCGTTCAAGCGCGTCACGCTGGAGCTCGGTGGCAAGGCCGCGCAGATCCTGTTGCAGGACGCGAACCTGGACGAAGCGATTCCCGGCGTGGCCATGGGCCTGTTCGTGAACCAGGGCCAGACCTGCGCGGCCGGCTCGCGCATCCTGGTGCACCGCTCGCTCGTGCCGCAGGTGGAGCAGGCGCTGGCGGCCGCCGCGGCCTCGGTGAAGCTCGGTGGGCCGGATGTGGAAGGCGCGCAGATGGGCGCGCTGATCAGCGCGCGCCACCGGGCGCGGGTGCAAGCCAGCATCGGCACGGCGCTGGCCGAAGGCGCCCGGCGCCTGTGCGGCGACGAGGGCGACACACCCGCGAACGGCTTCTTCATGCGGCCGACGGTGTTCACCGACGTGACCCCCGGCATGCAGATCGCGCAGGAGGAAATTTTCGGCCCGGTCGGGGCGATCATCCCGTTCGACACGGAGGCCGAGGCCATCGCCCTGGCCAACGACAGCCGCTACGGCCTCTCGGCCAGCGTCTGGACGCGCGACGTGTCCGCCGCGCACCGCGTGGCCGCGCAGCTGGAGGTGGGCGCGGTGGCCATCAACTGCTGGAGCCCGCTGGACGCGCGCCTGCCCTGGGGCGGCACCAAGGACAGCGGTGTCGGCAGAGACCTTTCGCGCAAGGCGCTCGACGCCTACCTCGAAGAAAAAGTGGTGTCGCTGGCGCTGTAG
- a CDS encoding helix-turn-helix domain-containing protein — translation MNVEVRSFNDVHQHARAIPGWSQHYDQLSPGSLHSSLRQVSTHTFQMFHEVLNRQVVQRGHCPGQRLCLAVSDMSLEAASARRAQPPLSRVVLLRNSEEFTLHAPQGLSLVAANVDFERFIEMAELHLSPRQTALARGAAGLAVTEAAAARLKDTLYLILRQSSLQPATNAPTETLDKVMDEMLLNAFLDLFAAVGDPDTQTRCGSSVSSYMVRRSRELVEGNVCSPLSILELCAQLRVSRRTLQASFQSVAGIGPLEYLRNLRLNAVRRRLGTTAAHELPVGDAAAEMGFFHLSHFARHYRELFGELPSDTLRADGRPTVAHSGHRSLRRS, via the coding sequence ATGAATGTCGAAGTGCGTTCGTTCAACGACGTGCACCAGCACGCGCGTGCCATCCCGGGTTGGTCTCAGCACTACGACCAGCTCTCGCCGGGCTCGCTCCACAGCAGCCTGCGCCAGGTGTCCACCCACACCTTCCAGATGTTCCATGAGGTGCTGAACCGGCAGGTGGTGCAGCGGGGGCATTGCCCCGGTCAGCGCCTGTGCCTGGCGGTGTCGGACATGTCGCTGGAAGCCGCCAGCGCGAGGCGCGCCCAGCCGCCTTTGTCGCGCGTGGTGCTGCTGCGCAACAGCGAGGAGTTCACGCTGCACGCGCCACAAGGCCTGAGCCTGGTGGCGGCCAATGTGGACTTTGAGCGCTTCATCGAGATGGCCGAGCTGCATCTCTCGCCCCGTCAGACCGCCCTGGCCAGGGGCGCGGCGGGCCTGGCGGTGACCGAAGCGGCGGCCGCGCGACTCAAGGACACCCTGTACCTGATCCTCCGGCAATCCAGCCTGCAGCCCGCCACCAACGCACCGACCGAGACCCTGGACAAGGTGATGGACGAGATGCTGCTCAACGCTTTCCTCGACCTGTTTGCCGCGGTCGGGGACCCGGACACCCAGACGCGTTGCGGTTCGTCGGTGAGCAGCTACATGGTCAGGCGCAGCCGCGAACTGGTGGAGGGCAACGTCTGCAGCCCCCTGAGCATCCTGGAGCTCTGTGCACAGCTTCGGGTCAGCCGCCGCACGCTGCAGGCCAGCTTCCAGAGCGTGGCGGGCATCGGCCCGCTGGAGTACCTGCGCAACCTGCGGCTCAATGCCGTTCGCCGCCGCCTGGGCACGACGGCGGCGCATGAGTTGCCGGTGGGTGACGCGGCGGCCGAGATGGGGTTTTTCCACCTCAGCCATTTCGCGCGCCACTACCGCGAGCTGTTTGGCGAGCTGCCATCCGACACCCTGCGCGCGGATGGCCGGCCCACGGTGGCGCATTCAGGCCACCGCTCGCTCAGAAGGTCTTGA
- a CDS encoding NAD-dependent succinate-semialdehyde dehydrogenase produces the protein MLQLKDPSLLPGQCLVGGQWVSGTAFIEVTNPATGAVIAKVPRLGSAETRQAIEAANRAWPAWRARTAKERSAVLAQWYALIMANQDDLALIMTSEQGKPLAEARGEIAYAASFIQWFSEEAKRVYGDTIPAPVASQRIVVTKEPIGVCAAITPWNFPAAMITRKAGPALAAGCTMVVKPASQTPLTALALAVLAERAGVPAGVLSVVTGSARDVGDELADNPLVRKLSFTGSTEVGRSLMARTAATVKKVSMELGGNAPFIVFEDADLDAAVEGAIVSKYRNAGQTCVCANRLYVHSKVYEAFASKLAVAVAQLTVGEGTGSDVRIGPLIDHKAVQKVEQHIADAVSKGAKVLTGGQRHALGQSFFQPTILSHVTQDMLVAREETFGPLAPLFRFETEDEVVAMANDTEFGLASYFYARDLGRVWRVAERLEYGMVGVNTGLISNEVAPFGGVKQSGIGREGSHLGMDDYLVVKYINMAGI, from the coding sequence ATGCTTCAACTCAAAGATCCTTCCCTGCTGCCTGGCCAGTGTCTCGTCGGCGGCCAGTGGGTGTCGGGCACGGCGTTCATCGAAGTCACCAACCCCGCCACCGGCGCCGTGATCGCCAAGGTGCCGCGCCTGGGCTCCGCTGAAACCCGCCAGGCCATCGAGGCCGCCAACCGCGCCTGGCCGGCCTGGCGTGCGCGCACCGCCAAGGAGCGCTCGGCCGTCCTCGCCCAGTGGTACGCGCTGATCATGGCGAACCAGGACGACCTGGCGCTGATCATGACCAGCGAACAGGGCAAACCGCTGGCCGAGGCGCGCGGTGAAATCGCCTACGCGGCGTCCTTCATCCAGTGGTTCTCGGAAGAAGCCAAGCGCGTGTACGGCGACACCATTCCCGCGCCGGTGGCCTCGCAACGCATCGTGGTCACCAAGGAGCCCATCGGGGTCTGCGCCGCCATCACGCCCTGGAACTTCCCGGCCGCGATGATCACGCGCAAGGCCGGCCCGGCGCTGGCCGCGGGCTGCACCATGGTGGTCAAACCCGCGAGCCAGACGCCGCTGACGGCGCTGGCCCTGGCTGTGCTGGCCGAGCGGGCCGGTGTGCCCGCGGGCGTGTTGTCGGTGGTCACCGGTTCGGCGCGCGACGTGGGCGACGAACTGGCCGACAACCCGCTGGTGCGCAAGCTCTCGTTCACCGGCTCCACCGAGGTCGGCCGTTCGCTGATGGCGCGCACCGCCGCGACGGTGAAGAAGGTGTCGATGGAACTGGGGGGCAACGCGCCCTTCATCGTGTTCGAGGACGCCGATCTCGACGCCGCGGTCGAAGGCGCCATCGTGTCCAAGTACCGCAACGCCGGGCAGACCTGCGTGTGTGCCAACCGCCTGTACGTGCACAGCAAGGTGTACGAGGCCTTCGCCTCCAAACTGGCCGTGGCGGTGGCGCAGCTCACGGTGGGCGAGGGCACCGGGTCCGACGTGCGCATCGGCCCGCTGATCGATCACAAGGCGGTGCAGAAGGTCGAGCAGCACATCGCGGACGCGGTGTCCAAGGGCGCGAAGGTGCTCACGGGCGGACAGCGCCACGCCCTGGGGCAGAGCTTCTTTCAACCCACGATCCTGAGCCACGTCACGCAGGACATGCTGGTCGCCCGCGAAGAGACCTTCGGCCCGCTGGCGCCGCTGTTCCGTTTCGAGACCGAAGACGAGGTGGTGGCCATGGCCAACGACACCGAGTTCGGCCTGGCCAGCTATTTCTATGCGCGCGACCTCGGCCGCGTCTGGCGCGTGGCCGAGCGCCTGGAGTACGGCATGGTGGGCGTGAACACCGGCCTGATCTCCAACGAGGTGGCGCCCTTTGGTGGCGTCAAGCAGTCGGGCATCGGCCGCGAAGGTTCGCACCTCGGCATGGACGACTACCTGGTGGTCAAGTACATCAACATGGCCGGCATTTGA
- a CDS encoding methyl-accepting chemotaxis protein, whose translation MGWFRQDRAPGERPSAPDTTDLLQARQADAMLGCGLQVSEQLEHAAQRCLHSMHIAILEVSGRAGVFDQTLSGSLERMHSSKALANGVQRTLVAETQGVSERLQRGSAEASDALKTTDRAVQEVLDAISRIAREINMLAINAAIEAARAGETGRGFAVVANEIRRLAADALKCARQATEKMDLSAVQQSFHQVGVESETQLAQLSGRIGESLATMNGLLDDISSDFDHLRSANRVIAETVPELARRTQTAQQRVADSTALLVELQEPLHQDPPRQPPALADVLQRRHLSLRDDEDLLEVVLRRGHLRVAVDPSFVGLSFRLRPGEPLQGLDVAYASAFAEWLGVGIEFVEQTWDQCLGLTHHGRTWDEPPVDVVWSALPPMDDLRGLVYSRPYTQHPLVLARRKGDVTVTGLPDLAGKILGCGYDLGAMQALEAAGVRWETNRHRPGGRIALGNLVSYPDPKLIYDALVNGKVDAFFAERPIFHWAATHPASPWSHRIDVVPNGLVSEALVYVAGVKDAPGTASLLGRINGFIAGFEPTEPRRTIERVWQGQA comes from the coding sequence ATGGGTTGGTTCAGACAAGATCGCGCACCCGGAGAGCGGCCTTCCGCACCCGACACCACGGACCTGCTTCAGGCGCGGCAGGCAGACGCCATGCTCGGGTGCGGATTGCAGGTCTCCGAGCAGCTGGAGCACGCGGCGCAACGCTGTCTCCACAGCATGCACATCGCGATTCTTGAGGTGAGCGGCCGGGCTGGCGTGTTCGATCAGACCCTCAGCGGTTCGCTCGAACGGATGCACAGCAGCAAGGCGCTGGCGAACGGTGTGCAGCGCACGCTGGTGGCGGAGACACAGGGCGTGTCCGAGCGGTTGCAACGGGGAAGTGCCGAAGCGTCGGATGCACTGAAGACCACGGACCGCGCCGTTCAGGAGGTGCTGGACGCGATCAGCCGCATTGCCCGCGAGATCAACATGCTCGCCATCAACGCGGCCATCGAAGCGGCACGGGCGGGCGAGACGGGGCGGGGGTTCGCCGTCGTGGCCAACGAAATTCGCCGCCTGGCGGCGGACGCGCTGAAATGCGCCAGGCAGGCCACCGAGAAAATGGACCTGAGCGCCGTGCAGCAGAGCTTCCACCAGGTCGGTGTCGAGAGCGAGACCCAGCTGGCGCAGCTGTCGGGTCGCATCGGAGAGAGCCTGGCGACCATGAACGGTCTGCTGGACGACATTTCGTCCGATTTCGATCATCTGCGCTCGGCCAACCGGGTGATCGCCGAGACGGTTCCGGAACTCGCGCGGCGGACACAGACCGCGCAGCAGCGCGTGGCCGACTCGACCGCGCTCCTGGTCGAACTGCAGGAGCCTCTGCACCAGGACCCGCCCCGGCAACCACCGGCCCTGGCCGATGTCTTGCAGCGTCGCCACCTGTCGCTGAGGGACGATGAAGACCTGCTGGAGGTGGTGCTTCGGCGAGGCCACTTGAGGGTGGCGGTCGACCCTTCCTTTGTGGGCCTGTCCTTTCGCCTGCGGCCCGGTGAACCCCTGCAGGGCCTGGACGTGGCCTATGCGAGTGCCTTCGCGGAGTGGCTGGGGGTGGGCATCGAATTCGTCGAGCAGACCTGGGACCAGTGCCTGGGGCTGACCCACCACGGCCGGACGTGGGACGAGCCGCCGGTCGACGTGGTGTGGAGCGCCTTGCCTCCCATGGATGACCTCAGGGGGCTCGTGTACTCACGGCCGTACACGCAACATCCCCTCGTGCTGGCCCGCCGCAAGGGCGATGTGACGGTGACCGGTCTGCCCGACCTGGCGGGCAAGATCCTCGGTTGCGGCTACGACCTCGGCGCGATGCAGGCGCTGGAGGCCGCGGGCGTTCGCTGGGAAACCAACCGCCACCGACCCGGTGGCCGGATCGCCCTGGGCAATCTGGTGTCCTACCCGGACCCGAAGCTGATTTACGACGCGCTCGTCAACGGCAAGGTGGACGCCTTCTTTGCCGAACGGCCCATCTTTCACTGGGCGGCGACCCATCCCGCCAGCCCATGGTCCCACCGCATCGATGTCGTTCCCAATGGACTGGTGTCGGAAGCGCTGGTGTACGTCGCCGGTGTGAAGGATGCGCCCGGCACCGCGTCATTGCTGGGCCGGATCAACGGGTTCATCGCCGGTTTCGAGCCGACAGAGCCTCGCAGAACGATCGAACGCGTCTGGCAGGGGCAGGCCTGA
- a CDS encoding TorF family putative porin: protein MKKIIHPLAVALALAAASAPAAAAGVSFNVGLTSLYKYNGIDQDVRTPKNARPALQGGADVDFGNGLYVGNWNSTGQFGAQGKADLEIDLYGGYRGEFGQGWRYDVGAIRFVYPKDNTWNANEWYVRLGHGIFSAQYGHGFGNGNKTARLALSLAQPLSEKLTLEAGVAFRNRHNMDSAKDAHLGLVYDLGSGLMASGRISGAETAKTGPAGKTRLVVGLIKTF, encoded by the coding sequence ATGAAAAAAATCATCCACCCCTTGGCCGTTGCGCTCGCGCTGGCGGCCGCCAGCGCACCTGCGGCGGCCGCAGGTGTGTCGTTCAACGTCGGCTTGACCTCCCTGTACAAGTACAACGGGATCGACCAGGACGTGCGCACGCCCAAGAACGCGCGCCCTGCCCTGCAAGGCGGCGCCGACGTCGACTTCGGCAACGGCCTGTATGTCGGCAACTGGAACTCCACCGGCCAGTTCGGCGCACAGGGCAAGGCCGACCTGGAGATCGACCTCTACGGCGGCTACCGTGGCGAATTCGGTCAGGGCTGGCGCTACGACGTGGGCGCCATCCGCTTCGTGTACCCGAAGGACAACACCTGGAACGCCAACGAGTGGTATGTGCGACTGGGCCACGGCATCTTCTCGGCCCAGTACGGCCACGGCTTTGGCAATGGCAACAAGACGGCCCGCCTGGCGCTTTCGCTGGCGCAGCCGCTGAGCGAGAAGCTGACCCTGGAGGCCGGCGTGGCCTTTCGCAACCGCCACAACATGGACAGCGCGAAAGACGCCCACCTGGGTCTGGTCTACGACCTGGGCTCGGGCCTGATGGCCTCCGGCCGCATCAGCGGCGCCGAGACCGCCAAGACCGGCCCGGCGGGCAAGACCCGCCTGGTGGTCGGCCTGATCAAGACCTTCTGA
- a CDS encoding glutamine synthetase family protein gives MRQDSADRFLTIAVVDTNGLLRGQKVAASELPGILASGMGMSPAQLALDPTDVFLSMPGVTDGTGDFHDSALIVDTGSRRAIPWEAPSDQGLYLAEFSGDAQAFCPRSVLRKVLDRAAAMDVFPKLGYELEFTLFNETAETLQAKQYDQLRTATAHASHDLVIYQAAQSEFYNGVADFCEPLGIQLAKMHEEIGGGFMEACIAANTAMAAADQAVLLKNFLRVFAMRRGQTISFMPRWSEEADSQSSHIHISLLDGKGKPWFWDAEAEHQMSRRFRHFIAGVQRYLPEFMLVFAPTVNSWRRFAEGTFAPPAFTWGIENRTTCLRVVGHSPSSIRVENRLPCADANHYLTAAASIAAGLAGIEQELEPSAATVGNGYLPDARHGPPLHKNMPAAIAALRGSACAKDWLGERFVETFSATREAQCKSFAGKSLIDERRRFFELG, from the coding sequence ATGAGACAAGACAGCGCGGACCGATTTCTCACCATTGCCGTCGTCGACACCAACGGCCTGCTGCGGGGCCAGAAGGTGGCCGCCAGCGAGCTGCCGGGCATCCTGGCCAGCGGCATGGGCATGTCGCCGGCGCAGCTGGCGCTCGACCCCACCGACGTGTTCCTGAGCATGCCCGGCGTCACCGACGGCACGGGCGACTTCCACGACAGCGCCCTGATCGTGGACACCGGCAGCCGCCGTGCGATTCCCTGGGAAGCGCCGTCCGACCAGGGGCTGTACCTGGCCGAGTTCTCGGGCGACGCGCAGGCCTTCTGCCCGCGCAGCGTGTTGCGCAAGGTGCTCGACCGCGCCGCGGCCATGGACGTCTTCCCCAAGCTCGGCTACGAGCTGGAGTTCACGCTGTTCAACGAGACGGCCGAGACCCTGCAGGCCAAGCAATACGACCAGCTGCGCACGGCCACCGCCCACGCCAGCCACGACCTGGTGATCTACCAGGCCGCGCAGTCGGAGTTCTACAACGGCGTGGCCGATTTCTGCGAGCCGCTGGGCATCCAGCTGGCCAAGATGCACGAGGAGATCGGTGGCGGCTTCATGGAGGCCTGCATCGCCGCCAACACGGCCATGGCCGCGGCCGACCAGGCCGTGCTGCTGAAGAATTTCCTGCGCGTGTTCGCCATGCGCCGGGGCCAGACCATTTCCTTCATGCCGCGCTGGTCCGAAGAGGCCGACAGCCAGTCCAGCCACATTCATATCTCGCTGCTGGACGGCAAGGGCAAGCCATGGTTCTGGGACGCGGAGGCCGAGCACCAAATGTCTCGGCGCTTCCGCCATTTCATCGCCGGCGTGCAGCGCTACCTGCCCGAGTTCATGCTGGTCTTCGCGCCCACGGTGAACAGCTGGCGCCGTTTCGCCGAAGGCACCTTCGCGCCGCCGGCCTTCACCTGGGGCATCGAGAACCGCACCACCTGCCTGCGCGTGGTGGGGCACAGCCCGTCGTCGATCCGGGTGGAGAACCGCCTGCCGTGCGCCGACGCCAACCACTACCTGACGGCGGCTGCCAGCATTGCAGCGGGCCTGGCCGGGATCGAACAGGAGTTGGAGCCCAGCGCTGCCACCGTGGGCAACGGCTACCTGCCCGACGCGCGCCACGGGCCGCCGCTGCACAAGAACATGCCGGCCGCGATCGCGGCGCTGCGTGGGTCGGCCTGCGCGAAGGACTGGCTGGGCGAACGCTTTGTCGAGACCTTCAGCGCCACCCGCGAGGCGCAGTGCAAGTCCTTCGCCGGCAAGTCGCTGATCGACGAACGCCGCCGCTTCTTTGAACTCGGGTGA